The Lactuca sativa cultivar Salinas chromosome 2, Lsat_Salinas_v11, whole genome shotgun sequence genome includes the window tcagctgaaaggctctcccgtgaGCCTTCGTTGCCTCGGTCTTcgctggccgactctctgtagctcgaaGAGTAGCAGGtacagatccctgcgctgatccctgaaGCAGCTGGGGACACTCAGCCTTCCAATggctggtctggttgcagtgaaagcagactgcaaatcccttggggcaatacctcacgatatgcccctccttgccacacttgtagcaaacaCCCGATCGACACACCCCCtggtggctcttgccgcacttcccacaagtgcggcccttctggcctccagatctcgaatcagcgggctttgcttgcttggctgccggctgaaaCTGTGTcggtcgtcgatccctcccctctttcgggcatttgcttggagctcagcaaatgaCCGATAAGTCGAGTTCTCCACGAACTCACAGATGTCCCTCCTCAATATGCTCAAATATCATCTCATACATTCCTGCTCAGTACACACGTTATCAGGGCAGAACAACttcctctcatggaacatcctcgtaatcacagtCACTGACTATGTCCTCTGTTTGAGGGACAAAAACTCCTGGTTTAAccgttccctctctaccgggggaacatactcctctcgaAACATTGTGGTAaatctctcccatgtcactgcagtGTGCTCTGCAGGAGTGAAACtggttgtcacaaacttccaccagtccttcgcccccaagcgaagctggttcaacgcgaaccgtaccctcaaatgTTTCGGACAGGAACAagtgtagaaacatccctcgatatcagaaatccatctcatcacagcaatcggatcctaagtcccatcaaactctggtggcttcgtgttgctgaactcccggtacagcaacgagtcacctccttgTGGCCTGGCAGCAGTGACGGCTGCAGCAGCATCCGCCTCGGTAAGAGCAGCAtatctctcatcaaatgtctcaatcagggtggtcttaatagactcaAACATATCTGATATCTCTGCTCCAATGGTTGTGGgaacctcctcgtggatcatcctacgaatctcctcgtcactagtACCACTAGTACCACTGCCTCCAGCATTGTGGCGCAtaaccaccatgatgtctctgaaacacaacacaaataatAGTGACTCGACCGAGATTATTCACACTCGATCACTCATTCCTACTCGCcccttagcatcctaaggattcttacatgGGCTGCTTACTAATCCAGTATTTCCAGTAGTACAtgccccatactaccttccacaccgcatccgtattcatcccaagtcctcctcctagaatCCCAGATCACAACTACTCTATGCCTCttataagctcctcactgctacctactcacactCAGAGCAACTCACAGCAGcagtaactcctaggctaaggcatcacacatcatgccactctagtcctaaaacgtgatatacctagcctactctctagcatgcacgatatatatatatatatatatatatatatatatatatatatatatatatcataacacatatagtaagggtattttgggaaatcaccgttcgggcgttggctgattgtacacactgcccTTTTCTGCTTTCTCTTGAAATCTCTTACTCGTTTTATAAAATCgcttctttttgaaaacttttctcaaatcctcagtttgagttcagatatgcccgaaggtgcatccgaatccctcaaaccaaggctttgataccaacttgtaacgacgtaaattttcaaccaaaattttcattttcaaacacaaTAAAACTCAGTTTTATAATTTCAAAATCATAAGTATCTTAATGTCAACAATTCCTCACATATAAAAAtcaaatcccagaatcatataacAATCTCTctccagtgtgtacaatcatgtcagtgccttcccgcgatcctcagaactacctgaaacacatatcacataacatgttaagcataaagcttagtgagtttccccaaataccacatacgacatattagccactcgaggctataaccctgtaagaccctccggtctatatgtgtcagtgggaccctctagtcccacggttcgttggaccctccagtccggtctgGTTGGGATCCTCCAGTCCCATGGCTCATTGGACCCTCAGGTCCGGTCTCAGCCTTACATCATATAATAATATATGGCATATAAACAAGCACAAATCTAGTATGCACATAAGACCCTatggtcacacataaataccactcaaggtaatgtatagtgagaagactcacctcgtaagctagctaGTAAAATCTTGTGCTCGAAATccctgatctagcctccgcctaacacatggATAATATTTCTAATCAATACTCCCTTCACACGCAATTACACTATTCATTGATCTCTCTTACACTCTTAGTCCCTTAAATGGGTACCCTGACATTTACTACTTAATTGACCATACCTTgcagtcaacgaaagtcaaactctagtcaacagtccaaaattgaccagactcgtcgagtcccatcgaTTCTCAATGAACTCAGGAAGACCCAGCTCATCGAGTTAACCCCTTACTCGTCGAGCTATCACATGATTCaactcatcgggacaaaccctaagtactcgccgagtcggctcatTAACTCGATAAGTCCATTAAGACTCGGCTTGCATTCAGACGATTTTAAGGCGAAATACTTCCTCAAACTCCAGATCCACACACTCAGGGCTCAAATATCACATAAAGTCAtagactttacgtccatgcatggcattttGGGCAAGAAAAGCCAAGAGCATGCCTTAAAAAAGGTTTTTCTCACAAAGGCTTCACCAAATCGGGATAAAGCTTGAACCTTTAGATGCTAAGGACCTCCTAAGGTCCAGATTTGTAGTTCAAACTTCCTCATGAACCCCAAATCCTCAAAGTCCCAAAATATACATAAAAGGAGCCCTAATCTTCAAAATATGAGATCTATTCAAAAAACGGGAAAAGGTTCGAACTTGATACCTCTATCAAAAGCTCTAGGATGAATATTAACATATCCAACACCCTTCCCTTGCtccttgcttgaaaaccttctccTTCCTTGCAAAGATACACAAATTTCTCCAAGTtagccctctctctctctctctctctctctctctctctctgtgtgtgtctctACACACTCAAGGCTCTTTAGGGTTGCTCTCTAGAAGGTATGGCCGCAATAGgaggccataagtgcctttaaataggtctcaaactcagggatttagggtttctcattccagcgcCTCCTCGGCGAGTCTactctggactcgtcgagtagatcattaaactcACGTGTCctacccgcttctactcggcgagtcatagcaccaactcgtcgagtaggctaaTATTCCTTAAACAAAATAGTAATAATATACCTGAGAATTCGGATGTTACACCTATCTCTCCTATGCCGCTCTCCTTCCTTCCTGGTCTgaatctccagctcaatctctctCCTCCTGGCATTGGTCTACAACTCAGCCAATGTCCGCTaagacgagttcgccacgaactcccaaatatctctcctcaagatgctcaaataCCAACTCACACGTGcatgctcagtggacacgtgctcagggtagaacaacgccctctcatgaaacatcctcgtaatctctgTCACTGACTCTGTCTTCTGCGTGAGAGACATAAACTAtcccaaacgttccctctccacctcgggaacatactcatctcataATAacttggtgaacctctcccaagttaCTGCAGCATGATCTGCAGGGGTAAAATCAGTCATCACAAACTtctaccagtccttcgctcccaagcgaagctggttcaacgcgaacagGACTCGCAGATGCTCTAGACATGgacacgtatagaaacacccctcaatgtcggaGATCCATGGCAGTGATCAGAACTTGTGtctcatcaaactctggtggcttcgtgttgctgaactcacagaacaacaacgagtcacctccctgtagCCTGGCTGCAGCAGCAGCAACCTCTGTAACAACAACGTatcgctcatcgaatgtctcaatcaacgtggtcttaatagacccgaacatctctggtatggcCTCTCTAATAGttgcggccacctcctcatgaatgatcctgcggatctcctcatcactggtcccaCTGCTCCCGGGGTTGTGGCATGTACACGCCATAATGTCTCTAAAACACAACAAGAAAATTATCAGAGACTAGCTCGAGCATACACACACTCGATTAACTGTCCTTACatgctccttagcatcctaaggattcttacttgggtcgcatATAGATTCGGTGCTTTTAGTAGttcgggcccaatactaccttccacaccaacttgTAGTCGCCTCaggtcctcctcctaggatcctaattcACAACTACTCTATCTCTCATGAATATCAGACTAGTCTCTCAGTAGACTTCTcatatgctcatctaggtatctctcctagattattcCTCAGCTCAAAACTTTTTCTAAGAGACTCTTGCTAGGTACTCCTACTCAGTGTATACTCAGGGCAAATAACAGATAACATCAATCAATagcatctcctaggctaaggcatcacaaatcaggcaactctagccctaaattATTAATTACCTAGTCTATCCTCTAGGATGCATCCCTAATATCTCATAagtatctcataatataaacaaataagggtattttgggagacCACCATTTGGGccctggctgattgtacacaccgctccatctcgtttttctcttaaaaacccttactcgttttagaaaatcatttctttttgaaattttttcacaaatcctcagtttgagtcagACATACCCGAGGctacatctgaatccctcaaaccaaggctctgataccaacttgtaacattgtaaattttcaaacaaaattctcattttcaaaatcacataattctcattattatatttcaaaaatcataattgtcacatttgttggatatagtgtctaagtccataactatatttggtatgtacttgacccgacccgacatggttcatttgggttgcatggcattgcaataattggatagaccaaaatgagagaaaggacacttaaggtgtattaatatattataagtattaatatattaataatattatttaattggtattgatcaaagaattaatcttgaattaattaagtgatcaaaaagagactaattaaatatatggggttgattatgtaaataatctattcttgtatagtgggctaatgatccatggtttgtatggattgggttaaaacccataaggtgctccatggatagtctatGGGGGTTactaacccatggatcatggaatttGGAaaaccatgacaattagggtttacatggtgtaaccctaattgtgtaacaactatataaaggCTCCTTGTCAAGCAAAATTGGTACTACTACAAGCAAGttagagggctagccaattttgacTTTAGTGTaattctctcaaggttattccaagaattgtggtgttgtgtgaagcatttgtggcatcacatttggggtgctaggctcacaaagtcatcaaggaatccaagcttctaagaggtatgttattctacttgtTTTTGTATTACAATttattatgaaccttggaaaaaacattttatatctatcttagtcaaacatagatccaaggtttctagggttggatgtacaccataggagtgttataatgctcaaaacccaacagtggtatcagagctaggcttgtttgtgtgatacttgatgcaaaatagcttTAAAAATCGAAATTCTTGCTGTCTGCacaggtgactcgccgagtcgtagaggaactcaacgagtccaagcatatcttcaaccaactcggcgagtcagttcttgcactcgacgagttggccatgcagagtgcagattttcgacttttgttgctggaaatggactagaaacattaccttaaactgttttggtgataaaacttgttttagatgttgTAATgcttatgctaatccatttacaatggctaacatcaaaattccatgttttatatgtgttaatatgattcttgaaattttgatatgaatgttcatgttcttatgagttttagaagatcataggaattatttgtaacttgcttgtaagtatgattcttgatcttaatggataatcatggagttcataacttgtcctcgagttatggattagcaaaagtcacttctttaaaagtgtcattaaagaataagaggttacataaaatgaagaatcTTCATTTTAAGGAACCATtaagctcataagttatgaaatcaaaggtcttgaatagtttcaatactttccctcaagttttggaatttttaaagtcTTACACCCTAATACTTTATTTTCCAAAttgaaccttagaattttaaaagtttaaaattcaacccttatactattattatattaaaagtttaaatatatagatatgtataagaataagtcagtcttaccgttagtaggcctcattcacaaagccggtctataagggggggggggggggtataaggtttttggctataaaatggcagcttaatgggtgtccactctcacccaccgcttccttgactggtggagggtcgttagccgaacgggtaggacaaggactttaatcttcattaaaagtataatgaaattataaagtaactacactttAATAATTCctaattttcattaaaagtataatgaaattataaagtaaccaaTTCGGGAGGCACATGTCGAGGGTATGAAGGAAGAGCGTCGGAAGTGTGAGCGGATCATAAGCCATGTGGCCTCATTCGATTATGACATCCAcgggttgttgaccctgcatcGGAGGGTCTGGGTTCCTTACTGGGGtggtgtgcgccaggttctgatggaggaggcccacaagtctaggttttccattcatcccggggcgacgaagatataTCAAGATCTTCGCCCTGATTATTGGTGTTGTTGCATGAAACGACACATAgcttggtttgtggagcggtgcttgacttgcaggaaagttaaggccgagcaccagcgacctcacgtcaagatgcagccgttggagattcccgtgtggaaatgggaagacatcaccatggatttcattacaaagcttcccaggaccgcacatgGAGTatattcgatttgggtcatcatggatcagtTAACCAAGAGTGCATATTTCATCCCGATCCATGAGAGTATATCGTCAGAGAAGCTAGCCAAGATCTACGTACGTGAGGTGGTGGTAAGTCATGGAGTGCCGGTTTTggttgtgtcagaccgagatgttcgctttacttccaggttttgaaaGTGGTTTCATGATGAGATGGGTAATCGTCTTCACTTCAGTACAACTTTTCACcctcagacggatgggcagagtgaAAGGACGATTCAGATTCTGGAGGATATACTAcgcgcatgtgtattggatttcggtgggagttgggatacgtatcttccattagcggaattttcgtataacaacagttagcACGCCAACATAgatcgacctcccttcgagatgctctacgggaggacatgtaggaccccaatttgttggggcgaggtctgtcagagagtcatggggagtaccgaggtggtgctcaataCCACTGAGATGAtctagcaggtccggagcaggtgccagactgcttagagtcggcagaaaagctatgccgacaagtgTCGGTcaaacctggagttccaggtggggttatggttttccaaaaggtgtcaccttggaaaggtgtcatccagttcaggaaacggggcaagttgggccttaGGTACATTGGTTCGTTCAGGGTTTTGGCTCTGGTGGACCGGGTTGCATACCGACTGGATCTTCCAgctgagctcagtcagatccacaatacttttcatgtctctcagctgcggaagtgtttagtggatgatGCCGCAgttgtgcctttggaggatattcaggtggacgaccgcctgaattacattgagagacccGTTGCGATTCTAGATCGgaagacaaaaaccttgaggaacaaggttatacagttagtgaaggtgcagtgacaACATCGTAAGAGCTCTGAAAGAATTATACCAACGGAATAGTGACGGAAACATTTGTCACGAAAAGTAAAGTGAATACGTCGGTAATTCGTCACTAAAAATGCCCGTTGGTGATCCGTCAATAGAAGTGTCCATCGGTAATCCGTCAGTAAATTTGTCCATTGGTACTTCGTTACTATTCCGTCGATAATATTGTCGTCGCTATTTCGTCGATAATCCATCACAAATTTCGTCGGTAATATTTACCCAAGAGCCTTTTTAGGACAGACCGAATTCCTTCGGAAATCGGGATTAGTGACAGATTTCCGACGGATATGGCTGTCAGAAATTGctcatttttctagtagtgttataacCTAATCTCTCTATGTTAAtaaaaaattgttattttatcAGGTGTCACTCTATTATGTCCTCTAATTAATGTCATACTACTTGTCAATCTGTtaattcttcatttcaaattttaaaattcaaaattttcaatttaattaaattaaattaataacattagaataaaaaataaaataaaattaatacagattataaagtgatataatttcacgtatttatttaaattaacgattataattttatgtaaATAAAAAGTATCTTTTAATAAATGAGTTTTTAttataaacatttaattaattttattataaatttataagctAGTAATATATCAACTTTTCCATGATTTGACCGGGCCACATGCATCAAAACTTTATCTTTTGTCATTTGTTTTTATTGAGAAAAAAAGGCCAGAAATAGCGCATATATTCACTcgtggaaaaaaaaaaaaggtaactaTAAAATAtcagtttttagggttttggccctaaGGGTTGCGATCTCTCATTCCTTGCTTTCTCGATTTCAGAGCACAAGATCATCAAAGATTCTCTCCATGGATTCGTATACTGTATTTATTCTCTCTGATTCTGTGTTGCTTTTCAGTTCttagttaaaaccctaatcctGCTTGATTCCATTTAGTCTTTTTTAAAATAGCCAGAGCAAATTCCCGATTAACAGCCATGGCGGAAAGTGTTTCTTCCTCTTGTAAAAAAGTATCCATGGCAGCTTGAAACCTTTAGTTTTATATATTCTTCACTTTGCTAACATATGAATACCTTCACAATAACAGTGTACTTTTCCCTGGGGCTAACTTCTTTCTGATGGTTCTGCAGAGATTCAATAAATTCGATAAAGTTAGAGTGACAGGAGGAAATCACGAGGGGGAAGTCGGACTTTTTCTACTACCTTTGTTTTCCATTATGACGGCTGAGGGGAATGTAAGTGTAAATGAACAATATCTGAATACAATCTTGATCTCCTTCATTTTCTACAATTAGGAGAACAAAACAACATTTTAAAAACCTGTGAATCTTTACAGATAATCAATGTGAAACAGCACTTTGTGGAGGGTTACAACAACACACCCATGACACCTGTAAGTGTAAATCGTTAAACCAagtacatttttccctttttAGATAATAAGGCATCATATTCTTAGCAGTCAAACGTGATAAATCCAGATTAATTTCAAAAAGCATaatcaaaaaagaaaaacaaaatttctCTAAAAGTAGTAAAATGATCATTCTACATTACCTTCAAAAACCAAACGTAGAAGAACTACACAGCAACAACCAAAACTAATTAAAACCCGAAAATTTTCCTTGTAGGCTTAATAAGGGAACATAATGAATCTGTAACAAAAAATTGATTATAACATATCATTAATGCCACAAATGCCCATATTTATAAATTTACACCAATTGCATAAAACCAAAAATCTGATTTCGCAAACTTGAAAGTATGATGTTGTATATAGCTAACAACCAAGGAAAGTACTTTGCTATTTGTTGCTGAAGTTGATAGTTTTATGAAAAGTTACGATGTTGTGATAGTAAAATGTTGAGAGTATATATGATCCTATAATAAAAAAACCAATAAAAATATGTTGCCATTTCTTGCCTTTTGGCATATCTAATAActaataagtaaataaaatgttACCAAAACCAACCAATAAAGATTCTTTAAAATGGGAACGTCGTATTAATTTTAGGTGATACCTTGTATAAAGGACTTTAAGTCCTCCAAACTTAGCAAAATTGCAAACTTCGGGGCCACTTGTGAAAATCATCCCACTAAGCTCTCGTATTACCGATATAAGGTCAATGAATGTCAAtaacatttttgaaaaaaaaaatgaagagtaaaATACATGGATCGGAGAGATGAGAATTTGTTAAATAAGTTTAATATTGTATACCTTACTTCTTTCTTTCTGGGTACAAAAACCTGACTTTTCCATGTAGGGGTATTAAGCGAACAAAATGAATATGCAACAAAAAAATCAGTTGTAACATCACCTTCGCCACAAATGCTCAGATATGTACGTTTACACCAATTGCTTAAATCCAATTTCCTGATTTCACAAACTTGAAAGTATGATGACATAAA containing:
- the LOC111912989 gene encoding uncharacterized protein LOC111912989, with translation MDSYTRFNKFDKVRVTGGNHEGEVGLFLLPLFSIMTAEGNIINVKQHFVEGYNNTPMTPIINVEPQLLASNDTTTEVDSAMPMPRARYKSRRRQSIAPQGNVVSTNNMKKHA